The Pecten maximus chromosome 12, xPecMax1.1, whole genome shotgun sequence genome includes a region encoding these proteins:
- the LOC117339126 gene encoding uncharacterized protein LOC117339126, with protein sequence MEGTTLGSFSHIKHFMKGLTLVIMLSSAVSASAFLTEEKWRRPCGVSNGPIAGSPGGPPTHSPDIILAGMLPILQSAITAAESLKHKYISERLTARRVPNLDTFHFDGMPDVTMTTSEIEESLVDINLAHMSNYKKLSKVLVFLEQVRFDETFMDSSIDTYKEEVQEIEIVILNVMCVKQRLIQNAGAQIDHISHTEMSQDIRVTANDHERHERDYVIVKDTFQLLETMHVHVTAINNQMRQSQ encoded by the exons ATGGAAGGAACAACACTTGGTTCATTCTCccatataaaacatttcatgaAAG GGTTAACTTTAGTTATCATGCTGTCGTCTGCGGTATCAGCAAGTGCCTTTTTGACCGAGGAAAAATGGCGCCGTCCATGTGGCGTGAGCAATGGTCCTATCGCGGGATCACCTGGAGGCCCACCAACACATTCTCCAGATATCATATTAGCAGGAATGCTACCTATCCTACAAAGTGCCATCACAGCAGCAGAATCACTTAAACATAAATAC ATATCAGAAAGATTGACTGCGAGAAGGGTACCGAACCTTGATACTTTTCATTTTGATGGTATGCCGgatgttaccatgacaacatcAGAAATTGAAGAATCTCTTGTTGAT ATCAATCTTGCTCATATGTCAAACTACAAGAAACTATCAAAGGTTTTGGTATTTCTGGAGCAAGTCAGATTTGACGAGACCTTTATGGATAGCAGCATAGACACGTACAAGGAGGAGGTTCAGGAAATTGAGATAGTCATTTTGAACGTCATGTGTGTAAAACAAAGACTCATCCAAAATGCTGGAGCTCAGATCGATCACATATCacatactgaaatgtcacaaGATATTAGAGTCACTGCGAACGACCATGAACGTCACGAACGAGATTACGTCATCGTCAAGGATACGTTTCAACTGCTTGAAACGATGCATGTCCATGTTACTGCAATAAACAACCAGATGAGGCAAAGCCAGTAG